In Micromonospora sp. LH3U1, one genomic interval encodes:
- a CDS encoding winged helix-turn-helix domain-containing protein: MSVRERMVRRLNGLGTLVICTNLAELQAMIGPPLIGAPAPLATPATAPAPDPTAAAAAPAAANAAGHISLGNLTIDPLDHLVTWRGQPLPLTRLERDLLTHLATAPLGVWTYERLFESVWGCAYLGDTAVLHSAVKRLRRKLRATGDEVRVHTVRGIGYRLSVD; this comes from the coding sequence ATGTCGGTGCGCGAGCGGATGGTCCGACGCCTCAACGGCCTCGGCACGCTGGTGATCTGCACCAACCTCGCCGAACTGCAAGCCATGATCGGCCCGCCCCTGATCGGCGCACCGGCCCCGCTTGCCACCCCCGCGACCGCCCCCGCCCCGGATCCAACCGCAGCCGCCGCCGCTCCAGCCGCCGCCAACGCGGCCGGTCACATCAGCCTCGGCAACCTCACGATCGACCCGCTCGACCATCTGGTGACCTGGCGCGGACAACCGCTGCCGCTGACCCGACTGGAGCGGGACCTGCTCACGCACCTCGCCACCGCACCGCTCGGAGTCTGGACGTACGAGAGGCTCTTCGAGTCGGTCTGGGGCTGCGCGTACCTCGGCGACACGGCGGTTCTGCACTCGGCCGTGAAGCGGTTGCGCCGCAAACTGCGTGCCACCGGTGACGAGGTGCGCGTGCACACCGTACGCGGGATCGGCTACCGGCTCAGCGTCGACTGA
- a CDS encoding TetR/AcrR family transcriptional regulator, whose translation MARTREFDLDAAVTAAMEVFRTKGYEGTSMRDLAEATGLGSGSIYAAFGSKDGLYLAVLDLYRQRYAAPMVDLLRSGNDARAVIREVFIGTVDDITGDGQHLSCLIVGASMERAHQDVRVAERLRSTTQSLELALYDLLAEAQLRGQITSDRSASDLAGFLVTSLQGLRVMGAINPDRPALTRYAEVALTCLD comes from the coding sequence ATGGCACGTACCCGTGAGTTCGACCTCGACGCCGCGGTCACCGCTGCCATGGAGGTGTTCCGGACCAAGGGCTACGAGGGCACCTCCATGCGCGACCTCGCGGAGGCGACCGGCTTGGGCAGCGGCTCGATCTACGCCGCCTTCGGCAGCAAGGACGGCCTCTACCTGGCGGTGCTCGACCTGTACCGGCAGCGTTACGCCGCACCGATGGTCGATCTGCTGCGCTCGGGCAACGACGCGCGAGCGGTCATCCGTGAGGTGTTCATCGGCACGGTGGACGACATCACCGGCGACGGCCAGCACCTCTCCTGCCTCATCGTCGGCGCGTCGATGGAACGGGCACACCAGGACGTGCGGGTCGCCGAGCGGCTCCGCTCGACCACCCAGTCCCTGGAGCTGGCGCTCTACGACCTCCTCGCGGAGGCGCAGTTGCGGGGCCAGATCACCTCGGACCGCAGCGCCAGCGACCTGGCCGGCTTCCTGGTGACCAGCCTTCAGGGTCTGCGGGTGATGGGTGCCATCAACCCGGACCGACCGGCGCTGACGCGCTACGCCGAGGTCGCGCTCACCTGCCTGGACTGA
- a CDS encoding NADP-dependent oxidoreductase: MRAVGLLRYGGPEVLRVVELPTPHAGAGEVRIRVRAAGVNPADTLIRAGMTPVRIRGAGPLLPGQDVAGTIDEVGPGTSGALAPGDPVMAMINPTREAGGGYAEWVVLPESWVAPTPAGVSFAEAATLPLNGLTALHALDQLRLSPGSTLAVTGAAGAVGGYAVQLAKAAGHRVLADAAPGDVDLVAALGADVTVTRGPGVADRFREHAPDGVDAAVDTALIGGALLPAVRDGGAVALLRGGPDPVLLAQADQRGIAMVAAYVHEYDGRRDKLDLLRQFAEEGALTLRVAGRFPSEEAARAHQLLEAGGVRGRLVIDF, encoded by the coding sequence ATGAGAGCGGTCGGACTGCTGCGCTACGGCGGCCCGGAGGTGTTGCGGGTGGTCGAGCTTCCGACGCCGCACGCTGGCGCCGGCGAGGTCCGCATCCGCGTACGCGCGGCGGGGGTCAACCCCGCGGACACCCTGATCCGGGCCGGTATGACGCCGGTGCGGATCCGCGGGGCCGGGCCACTCCTACCCGGTCAGGACGTCGCCGGCACGATCGACGAGGTCGGTCCCGGCACCAGCGGTGCTCTCGCGCCGGGCGACCCGGTGATGGCCATGATCAACCCGACCCGGGAAGCCGGAGGCGGGTACGCCGAATGGGTCGTGCTTCCGGAGTCCTGGGTGGCGCCCACACCTGCCGGCGTGTCCTTCGCCGAGGCGGCCACCCTGCCGTTGAACGGGCTGACCGCCCTGCACGCGCTGGACCAGCTACGGCTGTCGCCCGGCAGCACCCTCGCCGTGACCGGTGCGGCCGGCGCCGTCGGCGGGTACGCCGTACAGCTCGCCAAAGCCGCCGGTCACCGGGTGCTGGCCGACGCGGCGCCCGGTGACGTCGACCTGGTCGCCGCGCTCGGGGCTGACGTGACGGTGACCCGAGGCCCGGGTGTCGCCGACCGCTTTCGAGAGCACGCCCCGGACGGCGTGGATGCCGCTGTCGACACCGCGCTGATCGGCGGCGCGCTGCTGCCGGCGGTCCGCGACGGTGGTGCCGTCGCGCTGCTACGCGGTGGCCCCGACCCGGTGCTGCTGGCCCAGGCTGACCAACGGGGGATCGCCATGGTGGCCGCGTACGTGCACGAGTACGACGGGCGCCGCGACAAACTCGACCTGCTCCGACAGTTCGCCGAGGAGGGTGCGTTGACCCTTCGTGTCGCCGGCCGGTTCCCGTCGGAGGAGGCGGCCCGCGCGCACCAACTCCTGGAGGCCGGTGGGGTGCGCGGCCGGCTGGTCATCGATTTCTGA
- a CDS encoding ArsR/SmtB family transcription factor — MVAISLSAGAVARIRFAVSCLWEVAASVRVLRDPGDHAVHLPWVRRVRPPLVEAGLVGQDGGLLWQLVPTRPGYLADFLTPPPAGLIPDLATELAALRATPADTVRTHLDLYPGDRRPALTALYADPPGGLRRLTEEIAAYWRIALAPHWPRLRLLLDADITARARVLAEDGAAVLLNDLHQQVRWEDDTLRVAQRHCLAPDVTGGPGLVLVPSVFVWPSVASVSAGDAPQLAYPARGLGTLWERPNGVPEALAAVIGRGRARLLTELTSPVSTTELARRSDMSPAGVSQHLTALRAAGLVVTHRRGRTLLSARTDLAEALLSATG; from the coding sequence GTGGTCGCCATCAGCTTGTCAGCGGGGGCGGTCGCCCGCATTCGGTTCGCCGTCTCCTGCCTGTGGGAGGTCGCCGCGAGCGTCCGGGTGCTACGCGACCCCGGGGACCACGCCGTCCACCTGCCCTGGGTACGCCGGGTCCGTCCACCGCTGGTCGAGGCGGGGTTGGTCGGCCAGGACGGCGGGCTGCTCTGGCAACTGGTGCCGACCCGGCCCGGCTACCTGGCCGACTTCCTCACCCCGCCGCCCGCCGGCCTCATCCCGGACCTGGCAACCGAACTGGCCGCACTTCGCGCCACCCCGGCCGACACCGTCCGCACGCATCTGGACCTGTACCCGGGCGACCGAAGGCCAGCGCTCACGGCCCTGTACGCCGACCCGCCGGGCGGGCTGCGCCGGCTGACCGAGGAGATCGCGGCGTACTGGCGGATCGCCCTGGCCCCGCACTGGCCACGGCTGCGGCTGCTGCTCGACGCGGACATCACCGCCCGCGCCCGCGTCCTCGCCGAGGACGGCGCGGCGGTGCTCCTCAACGACCTGCACCAGCAGGTCCGGTGGGAGGACGACACCCTGCGCGTCGCGCAGCGGCACTGCCTGGCGCCGGACGTCACGGGCGGCCCGGGCCTGGTGCTGGTCCCGTCCGTCTTCGTGTGGCCGTCGGTGGCGAGCGTGTCCGCAGGGGACGCGCCGCAGCTCGCCTATCCCGCCCGTGGGCTCGGCACCCTCTGGGAACGCCCGAACGGCGTCCCGGAAGCACTGGCCGCCGTGATCGGTCGCGGGCGGGCCCGACTGCTCACCGAACTGACCTCGCCGGTCAGCACCACCGAGCTGGCCCGGCGTAGCGACATGTCGCCCGCCGGGGTCTCCCAACACCTCACCGCATTACGCGCGGCCGGCCTGGTGGTGACCCACCGGCGGGGCCGGACGCTGCTCAGCGCCCGCACCGACCTCGCCGAGGCGCTGCTCTCCGCGACCGGGTAG
- a CDS encoding isocitrate lyase/PEP mutase family protein — MSEQHTRAELFRSLHTPGSPLVLVNAWDAASARIVAAAGARAVATTSAGVAWSLGAPDGDVLGRDAAVDLVGRVTASVSLPVTADIESGYGATPAEVGVTTRAMLDAGAVGVNVEDARHEAGPPLRDVPDQCARIGAVRAAADAAGVPLYVNARIDTYLSGAGDLDETVARAAAYLAAGADGIFVPGVVDPVTIRALVQAVPAPLNVLAGPGAPTVGELARLGVARVSLGSSVAEAAYTVARRAADEALGAGTYGALADALDYGTLNALMR, encoded by the coding sequence GTGAGCGAACAACACACCCGAGCTGAACTGTTCCGATCCCTGCACACCCCCGGGTCGCCGCTGGTCCTGGTCAACGCCTGGGATGCCGCGAGCGCCCGCATCGTGGCGGCCGCTGGCGCCCGCGCGGTGGCCACCACCAGCGCCGGCGTCGCCTGGAGCCTGGGTGCGCCCGACGGCGACGTCCTCGGCCGCGACGCGGCCGTCGACCTGGTCGGCCGGGTCACCGCCTCGGTGTCGCTGCCGGTCACCGCGGACATCGAGTCCGGGTACGGGGCGACACCGGCGGAGGTCGGCGTGACCACCCGCGCGATGCTCGACGCCGGTGCCGTCGGCGTGAACGTCGAGGACGCCCGACATGAGGCCGGCCCGCCGTTGCGCGATGTGCCCGACCAGTGTGCCCGGATCGGCGCGGTGCGGGCCGCGGCCGACGCGGCGGGCGTGCCGCTCTACGTCAACGCCCGGATCGACACATACCTCAGCGGCGCCGGGGACCTCGACGAGACCGTGGCCCGGGCCGCTGCCTATCTCGCGGCCGGCGCAGACGGCATTTTCGTGCCCGGGGTGGTCGACCCGGTGACCATCCGCGCGCTGGTGCAGGCGGTGCCGGCGCCGCTGAACGTGCTCGCCGGGCCGGGCGCGCCGACGGTGGGGGAGCTGGCCCGGCTGGGGGTGGCCCGGGTGAGCCTCGGCTCGTCGGTCGCGGAGGCCGCGTACACGGTTGCCCGCCGGGCGGCGGATGAGGCGCTCGGCGCGGGCACGTACGGCGCGCTGGCGGACGCCCTCGACTACGGCACGCTCAACGCGCTGATGCGGTGA
- a CDS encoding DUF6458 family protein, with product MGIGTSIFLIALGAILTFALDASVGGINLDVVGWILMGAGVLGLIMTTLIWGRRRSVVTTTEQPVEYRQVEERRDIAPPL from the coding sequence GTGGGTATCGGCACCAGCATCTTCCTGATCGCGCTCGGCGCGATCCTCACCTTCGCGCTGGACGCGAGCGTCGGCGGCATCAACCTCGACGTGGTCGGCTGGATCCTGATGGGTGCCGGCGTACTCGGCCTGATCATGACCACGCTGATCTGGGGTCGCCGCCGCTCCGTGGTCACCACCACCGAGCAGCCGGTGGAGTACCGCCAGGTCGAGGAGCGGCGGGACATCGCCCCGCCGCTGTGA
- a CDS encoding TOPRIM nucleotidyl transferase/hydrolase domain-containing protein, with protein sequence MREPDRFRNSVRAWAAGGADAAAAATVARGLAGDLRTVVLVEGFSDQCAVEALAERRDRDLAGEGVCVVPIGGAMGVARYLRLFGAQGLALTVRGLCDEAEEGFFRRGLEQAGFGGDLTRSAMEALGFHVCVTDLEDELIRALGSDGVEQVIDAERDLARFRTFQNQPAQRGRTIERQLRRFMGTMSGRKARYARALVRALDPSTIPRPLDQLLT encoded by the coding sequence GTGCGAGAGCCGGACCGTTTCCGCAACTCGGTGCGCGCGTGGGCGGCCGGCGGTGCGGACGCCGCGGCAGCCGCCACAGTGGCCCGGGGGTTGGCCGGGGACCTGCGCACGGTCGTGCTCGTCGAGGGGTTCAGCGACCAGTGCGCGGTGGAGGCGCTGGCCGAGCGGCGTGACCGCGACCTGGCCGGCGAGGGCGTGTGCGTCGTGCCCATCGGCGGCGCGATGGGCGTCGCCCGGTACCTGCGGCTTTTCGGTGCGCAGGGGCTGGCGCTGACCGTACGAGGGCTCTGCGACGAGGCCGAGGAGGGCTTCTTCCGACGCGGACTGGAACAGGCCGGCTTCGGCGGCGACCTGACCCGCTCGGCGATGGAAGCGCTGGGCTTCCACGTGTGCGTGACCGACCTGGAGGACGAGCTGATCCGTGCGCTCGGCAGCGACGGTGTCGAGCAGGTCATCGACGCCGAGCGCGATCTGGCCAGGTTCCGGACCTTCCAGAACCAACCCGCGCAGCGCGGGCGGACGATCGAGCGGCAACTGCGCCGCTTCATGGGCACGATGAGCGGCCGCAAGGCCCGGTACGCTCGCGCGCTCGTGCGCGCCCTCGACCCGAGCACCATTCCACGGCCGCTGGATCAGCTGCTCACCTGA
- a CDS encoding NAD-dependent epimerase/dehydratase family protein has translation MRLLVLGGTGFVGGATVTEAVRRGWSVTVFNRGLHGTVPPGVHRLRGDRTASDGLAALAGGEWDVVVDTWDGAPRAARDAARTLTDAVGHYVYVSSGSVYSDPAALGLNEDSPVVDADPDSVDGDYPQLKSGAERAVREVFGRRALVARAGLILGPGEDIGRLPWWLRRVERGGDVLAPGPADLPVQYIDVRDLAGWMLDAGARRLGGTFNAIGRPGQTTMGELLGACVAATGAEARLRWTDPAPILAAGVEPWSDLPIWLPIGHPYRGLLERDVTRAFAAGLTCRPVAETVDDTWRWLREVGPVPPRAGRPQRSSIGLDPAREAAVLAG, from the coding sequence ATGAGACTGCTGGTGCTGGGCGGTACGGGTTTCGTGGGCGGTGCGACGGTCACCGAGGCTGTGCGTCGCGGCTGGTCGGTGACGGTGTTCAACCGCGGGTTGCACGGCACGGTGCCTCCCGGCGTACACCGGTTGCGGGGTGACCGCACCGCGTCGGACGGCCTGGCGGCCCTGGCGGGCGGCGAGTGGGATGTGGTGGTGGACACCTGGGACGGTGCGCCGCGCGCTGCCCGGGACGCCGCCCGCACCCTCACCGACGCGGTCGGGCACTACGTGTACGTGTCGAGCGGTTCGGTCTACAGCGACCCGGCCGCACTCGGGCTGAACGAGGACTCCCCGGTGGTGGACGCCGACCCGGACTCCGTCGACGGCGACTACCCGCAGCTCAAGTCCGGTGCCGAGCGCGCCGTGCGGGAGGTCTTCGGTCGCCGCGCGCTGGTCGCCCGTGCCGGACTGATCCTTGGCCCGGGGGAGGACATCGGCCGGCTGCCCTGGTGGCTACGGAGGGTGGAGCGGGGCGGCGACGTGCTCGCCCCCGGGCCAGCCGACCTGCCGGTGCAGTACATCGACGTACGCGACCTGGCGGGGTGGATGCTGGACGCGGGCGCCCGACGGCTGGGCGGCACCTTCAACGCGATCGGTCGTCCCGGGCAGACCACGATGGGCGAGCTGCTCGGCGCGTGTGTGGCTGCCACCGGAGCCGAGGCCCGGCTGCGCTGGACCGATCCGGCGCCGATCCTCGCCGCCGGTGTGGAGCCCTGGAGCGACCTGCCGATCTGGCTGCCGATCGGTCACCCGTACCGGGGGTTGCTGGAGCGGGACGTGACCCGCGCCTTCGCCGCCGGGCTGACCTGCCGGCCGGTGGCAGAGACAGTTGACGACACCTGGCGGTGGCTACGCGAGGTCGGTCCGGTCCCGCCCCGCGCGGGGCGACCGCAGCGCAGCTCGATCGGGCTGGACCCGGCCCGAGAGGCCGCCGTGCTCGCCGGCTGA
- a CDS encoding response regulator, translated as MIRVFLLDDHEVVRRGLADLLQSSGDIEVVGESGSAQEAARRIPALRPDVAILDARLPDGNGIDVCRDVRAVDSSIKGLILTSYEDDEALFAAIMAGAAGYVLKQIRGTDLVDAVRRVAAGQSLLDPAITARVLERIRNGVEQPRELKSLTEQERRILEYVAEGLTNREIAGRMFLAEKTVKNYVSSVLAKLGLERRTQAAVLATRLLGKTP; from the coding sequence ATGATCCGCGTGTTCCTCCTCGACGACCACGAAGTCGTCCGCCGTGGCCTGGCCGACCTGTTGCAGAGCAGCGGCGACATCGAGGTGGTCGGCGAGTCCGGCTCCGCGCAGGAGGCGGCCCGCCGCATCCCGGCGTTGCGGCCCGACGTGGCGATCCTCGACGCACGGCTGCCCGACGGCAACGGCATCGACGTGTGCCGCGACGTCCGCGCCGTCGACTCGTCCATCAAGGGCCTGATCCTCACGTCGTACGAGGACGACGAGGCACTGTTCGCGGCGATCATGGCGGGTGCCGCCGGGTACGTGCTCAAGCAGATCCGTGGCACCGACCTGGTCGACGCGGTGCGCCGGGTGGCGGCCGGGCAGTCCCTGCTCGACCCGGCGATCACCGCCCGGGTGCTGGAACGTATCCGCAACGGCGTCGAGCAGCCCCGCGAGCTGAAGTCGCTCACCGAGCAGGAACGGCGGATCCTGGAGTACGTGGCGGAGGGGCTGACCAACCGGGAGATCGCCGGGCGGATGTTCCTGGCGGAGAAGACGGTGAAGAACTACGTCTCCAGCGTGTTGGCCAAGCTGGGTCTGGAGCGCCGCACGCAGGCCGCCGTCCTGGCCACCCGCCTGCTCGGCAAGACCCCCTGA
- a CDS encoding sensor histidine kinase, which produces MSPLSRVRLDELLQEMLVRVGEVVTSRERLRALLDAVVGIGTNLDLRTTLQRIVQAACELVGARYGALGVVGPDRLLHDFIVHGITGEQHEQIGDLPHGRGVLGLLIDDPRPLRMPDITQHPLSYGFPANHPPMHSFLGVPVLIREQVFGNLYLAEKQGGAQFTDDDEEIVVALAAAAGVAIENARLYALAHRRERWLAATAEITTVLLGEVRRTDALALVARRAREVSEAELALVLLYDTEDEQFTVEVADGADEQARALVGAVLPAADTSFGAAVAEGRHDQVDDLAHAAPWPSLLHTGPAMISPLGTAETLHGVLIVAHRPERGGAASEEDVALLGSFAGQAALAMERARGQEERELLVVLEDRERIARDLHDVVIQRLFATGLQLQSAAPMVTRPEVAKRINAAVDDLDATIRDIRRTIFELRTPMTAALRTEIREAIEVAAESLGFKPHLEVTGPVDSAVPDTIRPDLTAVLREALSNVVRHAQCTRVDVAVRLDAGCVSVTVTDDGVGCDPAAARGGLVNLRERADRLGGTFTISPVEAHGTELRWAVPLRD; this is translated from the coding sequence CTGAGCCCCCTGTCGCGGGTGCGCCTCGACGAGCTGCTGCAGGAGATGCTGGTCCGGGTCGGCGAGGTGGTCACCAGCCGGGAGCGGCTGCGCGCCCTGCTCGACGCGGTGGTCGGCATCGGCACCAACCTGGATCTGCGCACCACCCTGCAGCGCATCGTGCAGGCGGCCTGCGAGCTGGTCGGCGCCCGGTACGGCGCGCTGGGCGTGGTCGGCCCGGACCGGCTGCTGCACGACTTCATCGTGCACGGCATCACCGGAGAGCAGCACGAGCAGATCGGCGACCTGCCGCACGGGCGGGGCGTGCTCGGCCTGCTCATCGACGACCCACGGCCGCTGCGGATGCCGGACATCACCCAGCACCCGCTCTCCTACGGCTTCCCAGCCAACCACCCGCCCATGCACAGTTTCCTGGGCGTGCCGGTGCTCATCCGGGAGCAGGTGTTCGGCAACCTCTACCTGGCCGAGAAGCAGGGCGGCGCGCAGTTCACCGATGACGACGAGGAGATCGTCGTCGCGCTCGCCGCCGCCGCCGGCGTGGCCATCGAGAACGCCCGCCTGTACGCCCTGGCGCACCGACGGGAACGCTGGCTCGCCGCCACCGCCGAGATCACCACGGTGCTGCTCGGCGAGGTACGCCGTACCGACGCGTTGGCGTTGGTCGCCCGCCGCGCCCGGGAGGTGTCGGAGGCCGAGCTGGCGCTGGTGCTGCTCTACGACACCGAGGACGAGCAGTTCACCGTCGAGGTGGCCGACGGCGCCGACGAGCAGGCCCGGGCGTTGGTCGGCGCGGTCCTGCCCGCCGCCGACACCAGCTTCGGCGCGGCGGTAGCCGAGGGCCGGCACGACCAGGTCGACGATCTGGCGCACGCCGCGCCATGGCCGTCGCTGCTGCACACCGGCCCGGCGATGATCTCGCCACTCGGCACCGCCGAGACCCTGCACGGCGTGCTGATCGTGGCACACCGGCCGGAGCGCGGCGGTGCTGCCAGCGAGGAGGATGTGGCACTGCTGGGCAGCTTCGCCGGGCAGGCGGCGCTGGCCATGGAACGGGCGCGCGGCCAGGAGGAACGGGAGTTGCTGGTGGTCCTGGAGGACCGCGAGCGCATCGCCCGCGACCTGCACGACGTGGTGATTCAGCGGCTCTTCGCCACCGGCCTGCAACTGCAGAGCGCCGCACCGATGGTGACCCGCCCGGAGGTGGCCAAGCGGATCAACGCGGCCGTCGACGACCTGGACGCCACCATCCGCGACATCCGCCGGACCATCTTCGAGCTGCGTACGCCGATGACCGCCGCGCTGCGCACCGAGATCCGTGAGGCGATCGAGGTGGCCGCGGAGTCACTGGGCTTCAAGCCGCACCTGGAGGTGACCGGCCCGGTGGACAGCGCCGTCCCGGACACCATCCGCCCGGACCTCACCGCCGTGCTGCGCGAGGCGCTGTCGAACGTGGTCCGCCACGCGCAGTGCACCCGCGTCGACGTCGCCGTACGCCTCGACGCCGGCTGTGTGAGCGTGACGGTCACCGACGACGGGGTGGGCTGCGACCCGGCCGCCGCCCGGGGTGGTCTGGTCAACCTGCGCGAACGCGCCGACCGCCTCGGCGGCACCTTCACGATCAGCCCCGTCGAGGCGCACGGCACCGAGCTGCGCTGGGCCGTGCCGCTGCGCGACTGA
- a CDS encoding Acg family FMN-binding oxidoreductase, with product MSQESQLTTALAEAAATAGHAPSVHNTQPWRWRVLPDALELRSVADRQLAATDPEGRLLAISCGTALHHARLALAAEGWRAVVERLPDPGDTELLARLTDLTHTTADPDAMRMVQCMQIRHTDRRPVSDEPVPTTAIEEITRAVTAEGCRLQILDRDEMLELAATAGHADTVEAEDPELRAELAYWTSRAGEGTGLPAEVLPEQPAQTTVPGRDFGRPGSLPVGPGHDRMAVYAMLHGDEDERDSWLRAGEALSAGWLTATRLGVSVVPLSAVVEVPGTRQTLRQMLSGIGFPYIALRLGIADPTHAGPPHTPRLATAQVVDTSAVRGEQG from the coding sequence ATGAGTCAGGAAAGTCAGCTGACCACCGCGCTGGCGGAGGCCGCCGCCACCGCCGGCCACGCCCCCTCGGTGCACAACACCCAGCCGTGGCGTTGGCGGGTGCTGCCCGACGCGCTGGAGCTGCGCTCGGTCGCCGACCGGCAGCTCGCCGCCACCGACCCGGAGGGCCGGCTGCTCGCGATCAGTTGCGGCACCGCCCTGCACCACGCCCGACTGGCGCTGGCGGCCGAGGGGTGGCGCGCCGTGGTGGAGCGGCTGCCCGACCCGGGCGACACCGAGCTGCTGGCCCGGCTGACCGACCTGACCCACACCACGGCCGACCCGGACGCCATGCGCATGGTGCAGTGCATGCAGATCCGGCACACCGACCGGCGGCCGGTCAGCGACGAGCCGGTGCCGACCACCGCGATCGAGGAGATCACCCGGGCGGTCACCGCCGAGGGTTGTCGGTTGCAGATCCTCGACCGCGACGAGATGTTGGAGCTGGCCGCCACCGCCGGGCACGCCGACACGGTCGAGGCCGAGGATCCGGAGCTGCGCGCCGAGCTGGCGTACTGGACCAGCCGGGCCGGTGAGGGCACCGGCCTGCCCGCCGAGGTGCTGCCCGAGCAGCCTGCGCAGACCACCGTGCCGGGCCGCGACTTCGGCCGCCCCGGCAGCCTCCCGGTGGGTCCCGGCCACGACCGCATGGCGGTGTACGCGATGCTGCACGGCGACGAGGACGAGCGGGACAGCTGGCTGCGCGCCGGCGAGGCGCTCTCCGCCGGTTGGCTGACCGCCACTCGGCTTGGCGTGTCCGTGGTGCCGCTCAGCGCGGTGGTGGAGGTGCCGGGCACCCGGCAGACCTTGCGTCAGATGCTCTCCGGGATCGGCTTCCCGTACATTGCGTTGCGGTTGGGCATCGCGGACCCGACGCATGCGGGTCCGCCGCACACCCCGCGGCTGGCCACGGCGCAGGTGGTCGACACGTCGGCGGTCCGCGGCGAGCAGGGATGA